CTCCGATTACCTGCGTCCGTCCATCCGACTCGCCGGCTTGATGGAGATCCGCCCCATCTACGTGTTCACGCATGACAGCATCGGATTAGGGGAGGACGGGCCGACCCATCAGCCGGTGGAGACCCTGGCGGCGCTGAGGGCGATTCCTCATCTGCTGGTGATTCGTCCCGCGGACGCGACCGAGACCGTGGAGGGATGGAAGGTGGCGGTGAGCCACCGCGGCGGGCCGGTGGCGCTGGTCCTGTCGCGGCAGAAGCTGCCGGTTTTGCCGCGCGGGTCGTTCCCGCCCGCCGCGCTGCTGCGCCGCGGGGCCTACGTCCTGTCGGAGGCCGCGAATGGGGAGCCGAAGGTCATCCTGATGGCTACTGGATCGGAGGTTTCCACGGTGCTCGCCGCCAAGAAGATTCTGGAAAGCGGCGCCGCGCCGATTCCGACTCGCGTGGTCAGCTTCCCGTCGTGGCAGCTGTTCGAGCAGCAGCCGCGCGAGTACAAGGAGCAGGTTCTGCCCCCCTCGATCAGGATGCGGGTGGCCGTAGAGGCGGCAATCTCCCTGGGATGGGACCGCTACCTCGGAGAAGCCGGGACTTTTGTCGGCATGTCGGGGTTCGGGGCTTCGGCGCCGCTGGAGGAGGTCATGAAGCGCTTCGGCCTCACGCCGGAAAACGTCGCCCGCCGCGCCCGCGAGCTCGTGGAAGGCACCGGTCAGGCCGAAAAATAGCTGGCGAACTGCTCCGCCCCGATGTTTCCGCCGCTCACCACGCAGCAGACGACGGATCCGGCGGGCAGCTCGATCCGCCCCGCGATGAGCGATCCCAGCGCGGCAGCCCCGGCCGGCTCGGCGACGACCTTGCAGCGCTCGAAGAGCAGCCGCATCGCCGCCAGGATCTCCGCATCCTTCACCCGCACCAGATCATCGACGTAGCGTTGCACCAGGTGGAAGTTCAGCTCGCCGGCGAATGGCGCCGCCAAGCCGTCGGCAATGGTGTCGGTGCGCGCGATGCGCGCCGGCTTCCCTTCAATGCGGCTGCGGAACATGGTGTCCGCTCCTTCCGGCTCGATGCCGATGACGCGGATCGCGGGTTTCCCTTCCTTGACCGCCCAGGCGACGCCGGAGATCAGCCCGCCGCCGCCGATCCCTGCCAGCACGACCTCGACGTCGGGCCGATCCTCCAGGATCTCCATGCCGAGCGTCGCCTGTCCCGCCACGATGCGGGGATCGTCGAAGGGGTGCACGAAGCGCAGGCCGCGCTCGCGCTCGAGCTCATGGACCTTCTCGAAGGCGGCCGCCACGTCGCCATGGAGGATCACCTCGGCGCCGTAGCCGCGGGCCGCCTCGGCCTTGGTGCGCGAGGCAGACTCCGGCATCACTACGGTCGCCGGAACTCCCAGCCTCTGCGCCGCGAAAGCCACACCCTGGGCGTGGTTTCCCGCCGAGATGGTGACGACGCCGCGGCGGGTTTCCTCCGGCCGGAGCGCCGCCATGGCGCTGAGCGCGCCGCGCGGCTTGAACGATCCGGTCTTCTGCAGATTCTCCAGCTTGAGATAGACCGAGTGTCCGGTGAGATCGCTCAAGGTTCGCGAGCGGAGGATCGGGGTCCGGTGCAGGTGCTTCGACACCTGCGTGCGCGCCTCTTCCGCCTGCGCGCTCGTGGGCAAAGTCATTGGAGAGACCTCAGAGAAGACGAAGCAGGAGCCAGAGGGCCAGGACCGCGGCCAGGACCGGAAGGATCAGCATCGCGCCCAGTGCTGCCCCCGCCTGGAGGCGCAACCGATGATTCTGGCGGCGCAGCCGCCGTGCCGCGGACGGGTCCTGGGCCTCGGGAAAGATCCGGGTGCCGCAAGCGATGCAGAAACAGGTCGCTTTGACCGGGTTCCCGAGGAATTCGACCTTCTCTACCCGGAAGCGCGTGATGGCGTCGCAGGCGGGGCACCAGGCCTTTCCTTCGGCAGCCGGATCGTAATCCTGCAAAGGGGAAATCGGGGCGGCGTCCATGGGATTCTCCGGCCGGGATGATAGCACAGCCCCTCTTTCCCACCCGCTGCGCCATTGCGGCTCGCTTGTAGCCCCGGAAGGGAGCGTGCTACAGTAAATCCAACGAGGAGCAACAACTTAGAAACGATCCCGGGTGCGTCTCGAGTCGAAATCGCGACGGAAAGGAGCCGTTCCATGAAATGGACGCGTATTGGCGGATGGGTCTCTGTGGCGATGGTATTGATGGTGGCTGTGGGCGGGAGCGCCCTGGCGGCCGGGGACAGCCCGTTCTTCACGAGTGAAGCGAATGTTTCCTGGGCCCAGGGGGTCCTGGTGGGAGACGGCTATCTGGATCAAGGCTCCTTCGAGCGGGGATCTCTCGACCATGCGACCCGCAACGCCCTCAAGCAGTACCAGTCGGATCATGCTCTGAATGTTCACGGCGCTCTGGACGAGGAGACTTTCCAAAGCCTGACAAGCCACGAGACGAGCTATCCGTGGGGTGGTGCGCCGGAGGCGGCTCCGATCGCGGTGGCGGTGCCGGCAGAGAATGAGCCCACCCATGCGGTGGAAGTTGCGGAGGCGCCGGAAGTACCGGAGCCCGCCCCCGCTCCCTCTCCGATGGTCGAACCGCCCCAGGAAAAAGAGGCCCCTGCCGAGGAAGCTGCTCCAGCGATGCCCGCCACGGGAAGCAACCTGCTTCTGCTGGCACTGTCGGGCCTCGCCCTGCTGGGCACGGGGACCCTGCTTCTCAGGCGGTCCGTCTAGAAAGACGTGCAACGTTCCGACGCCCGCGCTCTCGCGGGCGCATTGCTCGTTCTGACGGGCGCCGCCGCGCTGGCGGCGGCGCTCGGCGGCTATCTCGAGGCGCCTCTCTGGCGGGCGGTGCATGCCGAAGAGGTCCTTCCACCCGAGGCCGGTCCTCCCGATCCCGTCTCCCTCAAAGCCGAGGCGGGGGAGCCTGTTGCCAGGCTCCGCATCCCGCGGATCGGGCTTGACGTCGCGGTCATCGAAGGGACGCGCCCCAAAGATCTTCTCAAGGCTCCCGGCCATCTGGTGGGCACGGGCCTCCCGGGAGAGCCGCGCAATTGCATCCTCGCCGGGCACCGCG
The DNA window shown above is from Candidatus Polarisedimenticolia bacterium and carries:
- a CDS encoding threonine/serine dehydratase; the protein is MTLPTSAQAEEARTQVSKHLHRTPILRSRTLSDLTGHSVYLKLENLQKTGSFKPRGALSAMAALRPEETRRGVVTISAGNHAQGVAFAAQRLGVPATVVMPESASRTKAEAARGYGAEVILHGDVAAAFEKVHELERERGLRFVHPFDDPRIVAGQATLGMEILEDRPDVEVVLAGIGGGGLISGVAWAVKEGKPAIRVIGIEPEGADTMFRSRIEGKPARIARTDTIADGLAAPFAGELNFHLVQRYVDDLVRVKDAEILAAMRLLFERCKVVAEPAGAAALGSLIAGRIELPAGSVVCCVVSGGNIGAEQFASYFSA
- a CDS encoding peptidoglycan-binding domain-containing protein; amino-acid sequence: MKWTRIGGWVSVAMVLMVAVGGSALAAGDSPFFTSEANVSWAQGVLVGDGYLDQGSFERGSLDHATRNALKQYQSDHALNVHGALDEETFQSLTSHETSYPWGGAPEAAPIAVAVPAENEPTHAVEVAEAPEVPEPAPAPSPMVEPPQEKEAPAEEAAPAMPATGSNLLLLALSGLALLGTGTLLLRRSV
- a CDS encoding sortase yields the protein MQRSDARALAGALLVLTGAAALAAALGGYLEAPLWRAVHAEEVLPPEAGPPDPVSLKAEAGEPVARLRIPRIGLDVAVIEGTRPKDLLKAPGHLVGTGLPGEPRNCILAGHR